The following are encoded in a window of Mycobacterium sp. ELW1 genomic DNA:
- a CDS encoding DUF4350 domain-containing protein, translating into MSATLGQRWRTGRWIVLALIVISAIAAVSAVLTAPRPGGRMDPDSTSPDGAHALVALLRERGVDVVVADTVADVENAARPDTLLLAAETYNTRGEDLLARLADVPGDRLLLEPTSRVRQALAADIRLGGASMLTSEPDCDLREANRAGTAQLGATETYEKAGDLDVTRCYGGAVVRYQDGGRTVTVVGTADFMTNGGLLSEGNAALAMNLAGDRPRLIWYAPQKPEGEGAEGSSLTDLMPDAVSWLVWQLCLAVLLLAVWQGRRLGPLVAEKLPVVVRASETVEGRARLYRSRRARGQAAEALRTATLQRLAPRLGLGPNASPAAVTSAVAQRYTGDPNTVQHVLFGPPPSTDTDLLQLAHALDDIERQVTTS; encoded by the coding sequence GTGAGCGCCACCCTCGGCCAGCGGTGGCGCACCGGACGCTGGATTGTCCTGGCGCTGATCGTGATCTCGGCGATCGCGGCGGTCAGCGCGGTCCTCACCGCGCCGCGACCGGGCGGCCGGATGGATCCGGACTCCACCAGCCCCGACGGCGCGCACGCCCTGGTCGCCCTGCTGCGTGAGCGCGGTGTCGACGTCGTCGTCGCCGACACCGTCGCCGATGTCGAGAATGCCGCCCGCCCGGACACCCTGCTACTGGCGGCCGAGACGTACAACACCCGGGGCGAGGATCTACTGGCCCGCCTGGCGGATGTCCCGGGCGACCGGCTGCTGCTGGAACCCACCTCGCGGGTACGGCAGGCGCTGGCCGCCGATATCCGCCTCGGCGGTGCCAGCATGCTGACTTCCGAGCCCGATTGCGACCTGCGCGAGGCGAACCGCGCCGGGACCGCGCAATTGGGCGCCACCGAGACCTATGAGAAAGCCGGCGACCTCGACGTGACCCGCTGCTACGGCGGCGCAGTGGTGCGCTACCAGGACGGCGGCCGCACCGTCACCGTCGTCGGCACCGCGGACTTCATGACCAACGGCGGCCTGCTCAGCGAGGGCAACGCGGCGCTGGCGATGAATCTGGCCGGTGACCGGCCGCGGCTCATCTGGTATGCCCCGCAGAAGCCGGAAGGTGAAGGGGCAGAGGGCTCGTCGCTGACCGATCTGATGCCCGACGCAGTCAGCTGGCTGGTGTGGCAGCTGTGTCTGGCGGTGCTTCTGCTGGCCGTATGGCAGGGCCGCCGGTTGGGGCCGCTGGTTGCCGAGAAGTTGCCGGTGGTGGTGCGAGCATCCGAGACCGTCGAGGGCCGTGCCCGGCTCTACCGGTCTCGGCGAGCCCGCGGACAAGCCGCCGAGGCCCTGCGTACCGCGACGCTGCAGCGGCTGGCGCCGCGACTCGGTTTGGGCCCCAACGCCTCTCCAGCGGCGGTGACATCCGCGGTCGCGCAGCGCTACACCGGGGACCCGAACACCGTGCAGCATGTGCTGTTCGGGCCACCCCCGTCGACCGATACCGATCTGCTCCAACTAGCCCATGCGCTCGACGACATCGAAAGGCAGGTCACGACGTCGTGA
- a CDS encoding MoxR family ATPase translates to MTNFAQPPSPIAEHDAARSALLALRSEIAKAVVGQDAVVSGLVIALLCRGHVLLEGVPGVAKTLLVRAMSAALQLDFKRVQFTPDLMPGDVTGSLVYDAKTAAFVFHEGPVFTNLMLADEINRTPPKTQAALLEAMEERQVSVDGDPRPLPDPFIVAATQNPIEYEGTYQLPEAQLDRFLLKLNVPLPPRDQEIAILSRHANGFDPRDLSAIRPVAGTAELAAGREAVKRVLIADEVLAYIVDIVGATRNSPSLQLGVSPRGATALLSTARSWAWLSGRGYVTPDDVKAMARPTLRHRIALRPEAELEGATPDGVLDGILAAVPVPR, encoded by the coding sequence GTGACGAATTTTGCCCAGCCACCCTCCCCCATCGCCGAGCATGACGCGGCGCGCAGCGCCCTGCTCGCCCTGCGCAGTGAGATCGCCAAAGCCGTCGTCGGCCAGGACGCCGTGGTGAGCGGGCTGGTGATCGCCCTGCTGTGCCGCGGACACGTTCTCCTGGAGGGTGTTCCGGGCGTGGCGAAGACCCTTCTGGTGCGGGCGATGTCGGCCGCGCTGCAACTGGATTTCAAGCGGGTTCAGTTCACCCCCGACCTGATGCCGGGTGATGTCACCGGGTCGCTGGTCTATGACGCCAAGACCGCGGCGTTCGTGTTCCACGAGGGGCCGGTGTTCACCAACCTCATGCTGGCCGATGAAATCAACCGGACTCCGCCGAAAACCCAAGCCGCACTGCTGGAGGCGATGGAGGAACGTCAGGTCAGCGTCGACGGCGACCCGCGGCCACTGCCGGACCCGTTCATCGTGGCCGCCACGCAGAACCCGATCGAGTACGAAGGCACCTATCAGTTGCCCGAGGCGCAACTCGACCGGTTCCTGCTGAAGCTGAATGTCCCGCTCCCGCCGCGCGATCAGGAGATCGCGATCTTGTCCCGGCACGCGAATGGTTTCGATCCGCGCGACCTGAGCGCCATCCGCCCGGTGGCCGGCACCGCCGAACTGGCCGCGGGCCGCGAAGCGGTGAAGCGGGTGCTGATCGCCGACGAGGTGTTGGCCTACATCGTCGATATCGTCGGCGCCACGCGGAATTCCCCGTCGCTGCAGCTGGGTGTGTCACCGCGCGGCGCGACCGCTCTGTTGAGCACGGCACGGTCGTGGGCCTGGTTGTCCGGCCGGGGATACGTGACCCCGGATGACGTCAAGGCGATGGCTCGGCCGACGCTGCGCCACCGCATCGCGCTGCGCCCCGAGGCCGAACTCGAAGGAGCGACCCCCGACGGCGTGCTGGACGGCATCCTGGCCGCGGTGCCGGTGCCGCGCTAG
- a CDS encoding DUF58 domain-containing protein — translation MILTGRAGLIALLGALPITLSPWPATTFVVALLVLLVIVALDMALAGSPQALRLTREPDTSARLGQTVDAVVHIHNTGRRRFRGAVRDAWPPSACAEPRAHSLSLRASETSTVTTLLRPVRRGDLRSEVVTVRSIGPLGVAGRQRSHPIAGQVRILPPFLSRKHLPSRLARLREIDGLLPVLIRGQGTEFDSLREYVVGDDVRSIDWRATARRADVVVRTWRPERDRRVVIVLDTGRTSAGRVGVDPTARDPGGWPRLDWSMDAALLLGALASRAGDHVDFLAHDRLTRAAVFGASRTELLAHLVEAMAPLEPALIESDATAMVAAVQRRVRRRALVVLLTDLNSSALDEGLLPVLPRLSAKHQVIVAAVSDPRVDELAAGRADAAQVYDAAAAERARNDRRSIASRLRHSGVEVVDASPEDLAPALADRYLSMKATGRL, via the coding sequence GTGATCCTCACCGGACGCGCCGGCCTGATCGCTCTGCTGGGCGCCCTCCCGATCACGCTGTCGCCATGGCCGGCAACGACATTCGTCGTTGCCCTGCTCGTGCTGCTGGTGATCGTCGCCCTCGACATGGCGCTGGCCGGAAGTCCGCAAGCTCTGCGCCTGACCCGCGAGCCCGACACCTCAGCGCGGCTGGGGCAGACGGTGGATGCTGTGGTCCACATTCACAACACCGGGCGCCGCCGGTTCCGCGGTGCGGTGCGGGATGCCTGGCCGCCCAGCGCGTGCGCAGAGCCGCGCGCACACTCACTCTCGCTTCGAGCATCCGAAACCAGCACTGTCACAACCCTCTTACGGCCCGTTCGCCGCGGCGATCTGCGGTCGGAGGTTGTCACCGTCCGCTCGATCGGGCCGTTGGGTGTCGCCGGCCGGCAGCGGTCGCATCCGATCGCCGGGCAGGTTCGGATCCTGCCGCCGTTCCTGTCCCGCAAGCATCTGCCGTCGCGGCTGGCCCGGCTGCGGGAGATCGACGGGCTGCTGCCGGTGCTGATCCGCGGCCAGGGCACCGAATTCGATTCGCTCCGCGAGTATGTCGTCGGCGATGACGTCCGCTCGATCGACTGGCGCGCCACCGCTCGTCGCGCCGACGTGGTGGTCCGCACCTGGCGCCCCGAACGCGACCGGCGTGTGGTGATCGTGCTCGACACCGGCCGCACGTCGGCGGGTCGTGTCGGTGTCGATCCCACGGCCCGGGACCCGGGCGGCTGGCCACGGCTGGACTGGTCGATGGACGCCGCACTGCTGCTGGGCGCGCTGGCATCGCGCGCCGGCGACCATGTCGACTTCCTGGCCCACGACCGGCTCACTCGCGCAGCGGTTTTCGGCGCCTCCCGCACCGAGTTGCTGGCCCACCTGGTGGAGGCGATGGCGCCGCTGGAGCCGGCGCTGATCGAATCGGATGCGACCGCGATGGTGGCCGCCGTGCAGCGCCGGGTGCGCCGTCGGGCACTGGTGGTGCTGCTGACCGACCTGAACTCTTCGGCGCTCGACGAGGGGCTGCTGCCGGTGCTCCCACGGTTGTCCGCCAAACATCAGGTGATCGTTGCCGCGGTGTCGGATCCGCGGGTCGACGAATTGGCCGCCGGTCGCGCCGATGCCGCCCAGGTCTACGACGCTGCGGCCGCCGAACGGGCTCGCAACGACCGGCGCAGCATTGCCAGCCGGCTGCGGCACAGCGGTGTCGAAGTGGTCGACGCCTCGCCGGAGGATCTCGCGCCGGCCCTGGCCGACCGCTACCTGTCGATGAAGGCCACCGGCCGCTTGTAG